GGGGATGGTAACACCTTATAACATTTGAACAATGTTAACAAAATAAATGTAGATACCAGTTTAAgaaattttacataaatataagCACAGTTTACAAGTTATGTTGAAATTCAATGACAGAGACTACGCTAAGACACAAATGTTGAACAGAGTTCAATACTGGAAACACAAAATCACTCATGAAACTTctaatttctttttaaatcaaGGTTTCATTAATCTTATCAGaaatatttattacaaaaatgacatatttttaaactttatctctcattatttacatatcttCATATTTTGTGACACTGTATAACACCTCAAATGTCTATTATTTTAAACTAATTCTCTCATAATAAAGTTACTATGTTGCTCTACTTTGGGAACATGACAAAATGTCTCTAACTTTTCATCGCCAATGAAAGTTTACATAAATTGTATATCCACATGTTCACCTTTCAATGCCCAAATATGGCTGTCAATTTGCATACTTCACCTCATTGCCTAAATATGGctctgtaatttgcatattttaagctATTTTTGCATACCCCATTCACAAAGTACCCGTTTCTCATCACTGGAACATAATCCTATTTTTCTGTAACCTCGGTATGTGTCCTTCCCAAAAACGTAAGgtttacagaaatatttttgtttgaaatgcatGGCAAGAATAGATCTCTCGCAAATAAAATCTTCATCTCCCTACCCAATTCCCTTCAATAATATCGTTACACTTTTACTGCACACTATATATATCAGTTACTTGGTCACTTTTTTAACAGCACAGAAAATCTACAAATTGACTGACATAAgcaatgcaaaaaaaattgtacaaaactAGCTTTACAGACTGCAATCTGTTGACagcataaataattttatacaAGCAGATTATGtgcaacaaaaatgaaaattactgaAGTACGTCCTTTTTAAAGTTATTGCCGTATTCTCTATGGCTctccaaaaatgtgaaaatgtaacaaaTAAACTAATATTTTGTCTGAAACTGAGCTTCTATATGAGGCACTGTCTCACCAATGTGAAATTCCAGACGAGTGCATATGACAGACAGTGACTAGATCATATATATAAACTATAATAGTAATATCAATTAGGGTATCTGGAAATGTATCCTGAATATATTGCACACACTAACACAACCAGACCTTCTTTGCATCGtaaaatatcacatttgatTTACTTTTATTGCCACCCTATATTCTTCTCCAACAAAATACTTGCCCACAAATCTGTATATATTCTACGCTAGCAGAGGCTAAACAGTACAGACTGGATAGAATGCAAAGTTATTTCATGAAACAGAGATTCAAAGTAACAGATgaaatgcaatttgttacagaaaaattcccTTTAAGCTGACAGTATATTACTCAGTTTACCTCCATTAACTCTTGATTGGTTTAACTAGTATTTTCCTAGTTTACTTCCATTAACTGTTGATTGGTTTAACTAGTATTTTCTTTCAGGTTTGTTGTCTTTTAATACATACAATGCATTTACTGTTTTACCAACAATACATCTCTTCTGTTTACCAAAATGCATATATTCTCCTTGTCCATGATGCATTTGTTCTCTCTTTACCCAGAATGCATCTATTTCTGTACCCATAATTTATTCTATTATAAATTGCAAACAACTTTTTCAACATCACAAATAAAGGAGTCTTATTAATGGCAGTGGAGTGAAGCCTTTAATGCTGCGACATTTAGAAGGCATAAAAATTCAAAGCTTGAGGCTTTATCTAGTAAACTAGGGGGAAATGATAGAACCACAGAATGATCATCTAGTAAACTAGGGGGACATGATAGAACCACAGAATGATTATCTAGTAAACTAGGGGGACATGATAGAACCACAGAATGATCATCTAGTAAACTAGGGGGACATGATAGAACCACAGAATGATTATCTAGTAAACTAGGGGGACATGATAGAACCACAGAATGATCATCTAGTAAACTAGGGGGACATGATAGAACCACAGAATGATTATCTAGTAAACTATAGGGGGACATGATAGAACCACAGAATGATCATTGGCTTCAACAATCCGAATCAGACACTTGGCCTTCTATGTCCTTGATCAAAAGTTTCTAAcacaattattttgataatattgataaTTTTCACTGCGTCTGTATTTACATTATGTATTCTATTCTGGTAGATCCTCATCAGAttcatatttcaatgaataGTCTGTTTTCTGTCAAGCATCTTGATGCTGCTAACTATACTTTTATAACACAAGAAACAcaggaaaatattttcaacttgtTCCTTTTATATGTCAGATTTTGagtatgacaaaaaataaaaacaaacctTGAAAAACTTAGATTTGGTCAAAACTCATTGCAGTTAAAATGTTTCATTCTGTAGTATACCTGGTCCACCATGTTGGAAGCTTTAAAACATACTAATGGAAGCTTTAAAACATACTAATTGAACCTTTTTCACCATTGTGAACAACTTCTGATACAAGCTATGAAACGAACAGATTGTATGAGGTATTTAAATCTGTGCGACATTGCTTGCTGTAGATAGAGTAAGTTGATCTAGATTATGGATCCAATTAAGCTATTTGATCAGAGAAATGTATGAAAGTGTGGATCTTTGTCCCTTTGACAAACACAGCTCTGGTAAATTGACAGCCAGGTGGGTTTTATGAACTCACAAGTCTGGCCAAATTACActgaattaaaaattcaagtttttttgacaaaacgcGGAGAAAAAAGAACTTATGTGTATACTTTGTGAAAAGTAACTGACTGAATCTTGACTAGACAAAGATGTCATTCTTGGTTTGATGGACCAGGTAACTGACAATTCAACTTGAGATTAAACCTTCTGATTGAAAGGATCCTACAACTCTGAATGTTTAGGCTTACTAATTGGTTTAATGTCTGTGAAATGCAGCGTTGGTGGTGGAGGAGGGGGGTCCGACAGACAATCATCGTTGTATCTGATTGGAGGTGGATCTGAGAGATAGAGGTCACTATGTGTCACCATTGGTGGCGGCATTGGGTCTGATAAACACTGCTCCGATTCTGTTCCAGAATAGTTGCTGCTACAACTGCAGTCTGGTAACCATAGAAACAAACAACGTACAATTAGCAACTGTGATCACCgtaggaaaaaaaatcatcattgGAGGGAACAATTGTCATGGGAAAAAATATGACAGCAATTTTGACAATCAAATTACTGGTAAACAATTAATATGACTTATATTGGAATCATCAACAGTTTTTACACTTTGAAAGTAGATATATCCTAAGAGTGCTTTGCTGTTGATAGACATTGCTGTACCTTGTCAACATAAAATGTGAGTTTGGTATAATTATCTGGAAttgtaaaattcaattttaGTTGCTGCATTCTGGTATGAATGTGAACAAAACAGTTGACATCAGAACCATGGTGGTTCACAAGAGACGCAGAATCACATACTGTATATAGACTAACCTGGTCTCCTGATATAATGATGATCTTTGTGATGTTTTCTGTGTTTATTACTTCTATTGTTGCTATGGGATCTGTTGCTATGGGATCTGGCATGATCACAGGAACAAAGCTGATCTGTGCTGTTGCTACAGCAACGATGTCTACTGTTGTTTTGTCTATTATGATGATATCCGTCCATATTTTTCTTGTttctctcagacactgtactgTAACTGTGATCACTATGGTTTGCATTGCTACTGAATGACATATCCTGTGTGGGTGAAAAGAAAATATCACTTTCAGTGTTTAACATGAAGGCTATCCTGTGTGGGTGAAAAGAAAATATCACTTTCAGTGTTTAACATGAAGGCTATCCTGTGTGGGTGAAAAGAAAATATCACTTTCAGTGTTTAACATGAAGGCTATCCTGTGTGGGTGAAAAGAAAATATCACTTTCAGTGTCTAACATGACGGCTATGTAAGATGATGAAGGCAAAGTAGACAAGTATCCATtctttaaaggccagggacttgatccccgggatcaagtttgttttagtctATATGACGATTATGTCTAATATGTAGCTTTCCCTGCAAAACAATCAGACGCCGGTACAGGCCTTTCAGAAACAAAGCGGAACACATTTACAGTGGAAAGCACCATAGGATTCATCTTCACATTTTGTTAATTATCTAAATGCAGAAAACATCACAAATGATaactttttaaccaaaaattaCATTCTCATTGAAACAAAGAATGACGACCTTGGAGGAAAACAGCGTGAAATAAGCAACTGAGAACTGAAATGCTACAATGTTGTTAAGATATTGTCTTTTGAAGTTAGAATCTACGCCAAAACAATTGTAAGTTTAAGACACTTTCTATTCGTCTGAAACTGATATTCTTACTCtcctttaaaaaaattcaatggCTTTTACAGAGCTTGACTTAGTTTTACAAAATCCAAAGGTAGCTATATTTAGGTCAAATAGAAAGGAAATATCCATTGGTTCTGGGCTCAATCAAAACTATCAATCATACTGATGGTATAATTCTTAACAGAGGATGATTAGGACAGAAATGTTTAGGTCAGAGAAAAGTGAATTTTGTGGGTGTCACTGCCATATTTTTATAAAACATACATgttcattttcattaaaatttgtgTGGCAATGTATCCACTGTGCAAGTGTATTGGAACTCCCGCATTGCATAATTGCTTCATTGTGTCATGTACTTCATGCAGTTTGTTTCCTCCAGTGCAAGGCTACTCTTGTGATGTGCAACACAGGTGCAGGTTCAACAAACAAGTACAGCACACTACCAACACATATGATATTTCTGATCCATGTCACAAGAGGGCGCTATACAAATCGTTGTCACAGTTTCAATTGGGTCTTTTGAAATCTGTAATGCTGACAAATTATCGAGAACAGACAGACAACATACATTGCAAAGCTATTATATTGACAGAATTCCTTTGACATTCTTTACAGACAGTTGTTAAGGCAAAGTAGATGTTAGACCATTTTGTGTGATCTAGGCAGACTTACGTGTGGAAGTGGTGACGTAATAATTGCTGGTTCCACTTCTTTATATTCATGCGGATTATTAAAATTGACAGCATTAATATCATGGCAATACACATGTCCGTTAGTTAGTGGTGTGGGTGGTAGTGGTAGTGTTGGATAAGGCAAAGCCTCTGCTGAATTGATAGCATTTCCATTGGACTGGATGGCTTGGCTTGCTCCACTTACGCTGCCATTTTCCATGTGATTTCCACAGTTGGGATCGTAATACTGACGCTTATTCCAATCTGCATTGTCACCTAGTGTGGAAaacagaaatcagaaaattgaaTTTATCATACAGCCCTATGGTTGTCAATTTCCGTTTAATTTTGGCGATATTGCCATATCTGACTTCATGGTATTCACAATGGTAAAATATTGCCATATTTGACTTCATGGTATTCACAATGGTAAAATATTGCCATATCTGACTTCATGGTGTTCACAATGGTAAAATATTGCTATATTTGACTTCATGGTATTCACAATGGTAAAATATTGCCATATTTGACTTCATGGTATTCACAATGGTAAAATATTGCCATATTTGACTTCATGGTACTGAAACCAGTAAAATGTAACCTTATCTGAataatgaaatgggaaaattcaaCACATGGATTGACTGAGAAATGGTTTTAGTTTTTCATGTACTTACCAACAACAGGTGGAGTACCATTGTAGAGTTTAGATCTCCATGTACACATTGCAATGAAGACTACAATCATTAGTATCATGATACCaacaataattccaataataaGATACAACATATCACTATCAGCTCTGCTACTCTTCTTGGCGACTGGAGCATTGGTTTTTGTCGTCATCAATGTCTGTGTGGTTGGATGATGTGTTGTGGTTGTACTCACTGTGGAAGTGATGTCTGCAGCTGTTGAATTGCACAGATatagtacatgagaaaattaattattgtccaaattatgattctgtttTAAAGTTACCATAAGCAGTTGACACATTGATTTAAACCTTACATTTCTTTGGAAAATGGATTCATggaataaaattttattttcaagttaCTATAAGACATTGACTTAAACTAACAGTATAATTGGTTGTCAACAAATACTTGGTacaattgtatattttgtatataGTTTGTGCTGAAATCCATTGTACAAAATATCTACACTTTGCTGTACGTGATATAACAGAGAGAAGAAAATTGTCCCTGCCATATAGCATGAAGTCTTCATGAGCAGTGAACAAACCAATTCCAACAAATATTTACTATGTTTTTGTAAGTTGTAATATGTTATACTATGTTGTGTGGCAGCAGTTATTTAGGAAATTCTGAAATACCATTATTTGAGCAGTAGTTCAGTTATTACTCATAAAGCTGTCCATGTGTACCCTGTGCATTCTGAGTGTACACAAGTATGTCTCTACCCTGTCTATTCTGAGAATACCCTGTGTATTCTGAGTGTAAACAAGTATGTCTCTACCCTGTCTATTCTGAGAATACCCTGTGTATTCTGAGTGTACCCTGCGTATTCTGAGTGTGCACATATATACTTCACCTTTAGTTTCTATGATAATGACATTACTGAATTCTCCAGCACCACCTTGGTTAAATGTCTGCATTTTAATGTCATAAGATGTTTCCTTTTCCAAATGACAGATGACATGTTCTCTGGTATTCACTCCACGCACTGTTTCTCGGACGTAATCTTTGTCTTCATCTCGGTCTGTCAGTCGATGATAAATGTAAAACCCATCGATAGGAACACCATCAAGGCTTGCTGTGTACTGCAGcaatgaaagacaaaatatttacaactgTGTTGAAAACTGCTAAGATTTGCTGAGTATTGCAGCAATCAAAGACAAACTATTTAAAATAATGTTGAAGACTGCTAAGATTTGCTGAGTATTGCAGCAATAAAAGACAAACTAtttaaaataatgttgaaaactGCCAAGATTTGCTGAGTGCTGCAGcaatgaaagacaaaataatgctgaacaatatttcactgcTTAGAGGTACATGCTTTGATGAAAGCCTGTCCAGCTCATATATGCCATTCTCACTCATCAGTACTTGTCATCCAGCTGGACAGGCTTTCACGCGGGCCTTTTTACGCACTCTTGAAGGTTAGTTACAACCCAAACTTTTAcctgtttttattttctttggcACAGAATTTTAGCATTCAGACTATGTTTTTAGCAATCTCCACGCAAACCAAATTTTATTTGTACTTTTCACTCACTCCACGATGTTTTACAATCCTTTTTGTCACCCATTGTACTGTATTTTAACTTGTGCAGTTTTTAGCATTGTTGAATGTTATCGTTATGTATTGCTTTCTTTTTATCAGTGTTACCCTGAAGAAGGTGACTTATGCGTCACCGAAATGTTGGTAAATAAAGATTCTTTGAAGATTGGAAACTGGTTGAACCGCCTATTCTTTTACTTCACAAAAacaatactcgaaatttcagcatgacaaatggattagggtcagacatggtAGTTGATATGCAGAAGCAGattactgaaaaacttgccacaagttacagcttatgtccctttaactgtgaagaggcatgtaataaaaatattattgccagaatccatgggtttatgtgccctcacagcaggagacaatttgccctcctggtgtCGGGCAAATTGTAACCTGCTCtctggcacataaacccatgtattcaggcaataacatGTAAAATTGTTACCATGATATTCATTTATGATATTCATTTCTGCTACAGTTATTTGAATACTCACTTCCCATACAACCTTGATTGCTGTAGTATTAGCAGCTTCACTGTGTTTGATGTAAGGAGCAATAACTGGTGGTCTAACATACTTCTCTGTAGTTGGTCGGTCAGCCTTCAACAGAAACCTATGTGAGAGTTCACTGGAACGACTTTCTCCATACTCATTGACTGCAATCATACGGAATCTGTACATGCTATCTGTAATCACAAAATAAGTTTATATCACAGCATTGTAAATACCTACGTTCTGAATGAtgttacatgaaaatgcaacaCTTTGCTTCTGTAGATCAGAATTGTTCCATGGTGTATAAGTATTGAACTTGAAATATGCTGGCAGTTATGAGTTAGAAGCAAAGGTCAGATCAGCAGTAAACTGGAATAAGTGGATTACTTGAGGGGGCCTAGTATTGCAAAAAATATCTTAAGAGTTAATGATCTCAGTAATTATCTATTTGTATATGACCTCAGTTCAGAATTCAAAGTTCACCTACCTGGTTGTAGATTGGTGACTTCATACATGCGTTTCTTTGGTGATATGTTACCATTTGCAGTGATGTAACCATCTAGACTGTGAAGTTCACGATACTCAACTTTAAATGCAGTGACAGGAGAACCACCGTTATCATCTTCATTGAAAGTCCATCTGACCATCACAGAGCTATCTGATGTCTTTGTGATCCTTGGTTTATCCGGGGGTTCTGGAACTAAAAAACCATGCAAAAGGAAATGATAAGAGTGAAGGAAAAATATCATTGAACATATCTGAATAAATTCAATGATGGTGGCAGCTTTTAAGATGAAGtatgcaatgaaaattgttactcATTCATTACTTTggtcaattttcattttttccaatagAAAGGCTGATTTTAGGATTGTGCATTATTTCAAGGCTGTGTTTTGCTTCAACAAGCAAATCACTATCACAGGCAGCACATCACTATCACTGGCAGCACATCACTATCACTGGCAGCATATCACTATCACTGGCAGCATATCACTGGCAGCATATCACTATCACTGGCAGCATATCACTGGCAGCATATCACTATCACTGGCAGCATATCACTATCACTGGCAGCAAATCACTATCACTGGCAGCACATCACTATCACTGGCAGCACATCACTATCACTGGCAGCATATCACTATCACTATCACTGGCAGCATATCACTGGCAGCAAATCACTATCACTGGCAGCACATCACTATCACTGGCAGCATATCACTAGCAGCATATCACTATCACTAGCAGCATATCACTGGCAGCATATCACTATCATTGGCAGCATATCACTGGCAGCATATCACTATCACTGGCAGCATATCACTATCACAGCATATCACTATCACTGGCAGCAAATCACTATCACTGGCAGCACATCACTATCACTGGCAGCATATCACTATCACTAGCAGCAAATCACTATCAATGGCAGCATATCACTATCACTGGCAGCAGCGTTATCTTTTGATATAATTCGGCACAGCAACTTTTGGctcaagattttctcagaaTGTTTTTAAGCTTTATGTACTTGTGTTCCAAGTGAAGAGTGTGTctacttttatttcattttcttgtaGAGTAAGTTTCTTTGTGTGTGTTTTCCTCTGGTTTTATGAGTACGCTCTCGaattaaagaataaaaaaaaaaatatcactatCACTGGCATAACATCACTATCACTGGCAGCACATCACTATCACTGGCAGCATATCACTATCAATGGCAGCATATCACTATCACTAGCAGCAAATCACTATCACTGGCAGCAAATCACTATCACTGGCAGCATATCACTATCAATGGCAGCAAATCAATGGCAGCAAATCACTATCAATGGCAGCAAATCACTATCACTGGCAGCAAATCACTATCACTGGCAGCAAATCACTATCACTGGCAGCATATCACTATCACTGGCAGCAAATCACTATCAATGGCAGCACATCACTATCACTGGCAGCAAATCACTATCACTGGCAGCAAATCACTATCACTGGCAGCATATCACTATCAATGGCAGCAAATCACTATCAATGGCAGCAAATCACTATCACTGGCAGCAAATCACTATCACTGGCAGCAAATCACTATCACTGGCAGCAAGTCACTATCACTGGCAGCATATCACTATCACTGGCAGCACATCACTATCACTGGCAGCATATCACTATCACTAGCAGCAAATCACTATCACTGGCAGCATATCACTATCAATGGCAGCAAATCACTATCAATGGCAGCAAATCACTATCACTGGCAGCAAATCACTATCACTGGCAGCAAATCACTATCACTGGCAGCATATCACTATCACTGGCAGCACATCACTATCACTGGCAGCACATCACTATCACTGGCAGCAAATCACTATCACTGGCAGCACATCACTATCACTGGCAGCATATCACTATCACTGGCAGCAAATCACTATCAATGGCAGCATATCACTATCACTGGCAGCAGCGTTATCTTTTGATATCATTCGGCACAGCAACTTTTGGctcaagattttctcagaatgtttttaaaatttaagcTTTATGTACTTGTGTTCCAAGTGAAGAGTGTGTctacttttatttcattttcttgtaGAGTAAGTTTTTTTGGTGTGTTTTCCTCTGGTTTTATGAGTACGCTCtcgaattaaataaaaaaaaaaaaatatatcactATCACTGGCATATCACTATCACTGGCAGCAAATCACTATCACTGGCAGCACATCACTATCACTGGCAGCATATCACTATCAATGGCAGCATATCACTATCACTAGCAGCAAATCACTATCACT
The Ptychodera flava strain L36383 chromosome 3 unlocalized genomic scaffold, AS_Pfla_20210202 Scaffold_25__1_contigs__length_14229661_pilon, whole genome shotgun sequence DNA segment above includes these coding regions:
- the LOC139125284 gene encoding cell adhesion molecule-related/down-regulated by oncogenes-like isoform X2; translation: METPSLPLYRIYILALCYTIIITVLQICNSADAEIAPRFVQEPQSQVVKKKSKVRFHCTAEPHDAEIRWKYNGQFIESDEANDIEIRGWQLIVRSFRHERNLFTHTGTYQCIVNNSVGAIASKPVKLEAAYIKPFTEEMEPQATAIVGHTAVIKCSPPESLPPARTEYRNQGEWVAFNTDRMKILPSGNLQIANVTSEDKGNYKCSAVNPVSDKRQTPTNSTKLVIIGEDTMDIDMPAHIEYTSRATVRVGENATLECIAKGKPLPRISWIRQNGDMPEERIHQYLGNLVIQNVQESDEGPYVCVAENGVALPHRQQVSLSVIVPPVIVEPPQDVAAKFGDRVEFRCEITGGNPVTDIQWLFNAEPISDMSLKHSLLGNRLIVHAITENQLGMYQCMVINRQGVTQATARLKLKALEVTEPSRITTKTTTASSSVRQYPTGLPFFQEDIIDITDFGRGSVPEPPDKPRITKTSDSSVMVRWTFNEDDNGGSPVTAFKVEYRELHSLDGYITANGNISPKKRMYEVTNLQPDSMYRFRMIAVNEYGESRSSELSHRFLLKADRPTTEKYVRPPVIAPYIKHSEAANTTAIKVVWEYTASLDGVPIDGFYIYHRLTDRDEDKDYVRETVRGVNTREHVICHLEKETSYDIKMQTFNQGGAGEFSNVIIIETKAADITSTVSTTTTHHPTTQTLMTTKTNAPVAKKSSRADSDMLYLIIGIIVGIMILMIVVFIAMCTWRSKLYNGTPPVVGDNADWNKRQYYDPNCGNHMENGSVSGASQAIQSNGNAINSAEALPYPTLPLPPTPLTNGHVYCHDINAVNFNNPHEYKEVEPAIITSPLPHDMSFSSNANHSDHSYSTVSERNKKNMDGYHHNRQNNSRHRCCSNSTDQLCSCDHARSHSNRSHSNNRSNKHRKHHKDHHYIRRPDCSCSSNYSGTESEQCLSDPMPPPMVTHSDLYLSDPPPIRYNDDCLSDPPPPPPTLHFTDIKPISKPKHSEL